In a genomic window of Glaciimonas sp. PCH181:
- a CDS encoding NAD+ synthase has translation MTVKVAIAQINSTVGDLSGNRARIAEFARRAAQQGADIVLTPELSLVGYPPEDLLLRQAFYDKSAETLIALTAELADLHDVYVVVGHPVLQDGERFNAASVIVNGALLGTYRKYALPNVAVFDEKRYFSSADTPFVFEVKGVRFGLNICEDTWNPHAPARARAAGAQVLLVPNGSPFHMNKQHLRYDVMRSNVTTQGLSLVYANLVGGQDELIFDGNSFVMDQQGDVTAQLKHAQEDLQIVEFDGALPLASASSCITPTLSVEAQVYQALVLGVRDYIGKNGFPSVLLGLSGGVDSALVLAIAVDALGADKVRCIMMPSPYTAEISWVDSRDMVKRLGVRYDEISINDCFSAFKSTLAKEFEGVAEDTTEENIQARIRGTLLMALSNKFGAIVLTTGNKSEMAVGYCTLYGDMAGGFAVIKDIAKTLVYRLCAYRNTLGEVIPTRILTRPPSAELRRDQTDQDSLPPYDVLDAIMQMYMEENQSIAEIEAAGYRSEDVQRITRLIKINEYKRRQAPVGCRVTHRAFGRDWRYPITSKFRE, from the coding sequence ATGACAGTTAAAGTCGCCATTGCCCAAATCAACAGTACCGTCGGAGACCTCTCCGGTAACCGCGCCAGAATCGCTGAATTTGCTCGCCGAGCTGCGCAACAAGGTGCCGATATTGTTCTGACGCCGGAGTTGTCGTTAGTCGGTTATCCGCCCGAGGACTTATTGCTGCGTCAGGCCTTCTACGATAAAAGTGCCGAAACGTTAATCGCGCTGACCGCCGAACTGGCTGACTTGCACGATGTCTACGTCGTCGTCGGCCATCCCGTTTTGCAAGATGGCGAACGGTTTAACGCTGCATCCGTGATCGTTAATGGTGCATTGTTGGGCACTTATCGGAAATACGCTTTGCCGAACGTCGCCGTCTTTGACGAAAAACGTTATTTTTCTTCTGCTGATACGCCTTTTGTTTTTGAAGTCAAAGGTGTGCGGTTCGGACTGAATATTTGTGAAGATACCTGGAACCCGCATGCTCCGGCCCGCGCCCGCGCTGCTGGCGCTCAGGTGTTGCTAGTACCAAACGGTTCGCCGTTCCACATGAACAAGCAGCATCTGCGTTACGACGTTATGCGCAGTAACGTCACCACGCAGGGTTTGTCGCTTGTGTATGCCAATTTGGTTGGCGGGCAGGACGAATTGATTTTTGATGGCAATTCTTTCGTGATGGATCAGCAGGGCGACGTGACGGCGCAACTGAAACATGCGCAGGAAGATTTGCAGATTGTTGAGTTTGATGGCGCATTGCCGCTTGCCAGCGCATCTTCCTGCATTACACCAACGCTGTCAGTAGAGGCGCAGGTTTATCAGGCTTTGGTATTGGGCGTACGCGACTATATTGGTAAGAATGGTTTCCCTAGCGTGCTGCTTGGTTTGTCTGGCGGCGTCGATTCTGCGCTGGTATTGGCAATTGCGGTTGATGCGCTGGGGGCTGACAAAGTACGCTGCATCATGATGCCATCTCCTTATACTGCCGAAATTTCGTGGGTTGACTCACGCGATATGGTGAAACGGCTAGGCGTGCGCTATGATGAAATTTCTATCAACGATTGCTTTAGCGCTTTCAAGTCGACGCTGGCAAAGGAATTTGAAGGCGTGGCCGAAGACACCACGGAAGAAAACATTCAGGCGCGTATCCGTGGGACGCTGCTGATGGCGCTGTCGAACAAATTTGGTGCAATTGTGCTGACCACCGGCAACAAGAGTGAAATGGCGGTGGGGTATTGCACGTTGTATGGCGATATGGCGGGTGGTTTTGCGGTGATTAAAGACATCGCCAAAACATTGGTGTACCGATTGTGTGCTTATCGCAATACACTTGGGGAGGTGATTCCGACGCGAATCTTAACGCGCCCGCCCTCCGCCGAACTGCGACGGGACCAGACCGATCAGGATTCGCTGCCGCCCTACGATGTGTTGGACGCCATTATGCAAATGTATATGGAAGAGAATCAAAGTATCGCCGAGATCGAAGCCGCCGGTTATCGCAGCGAAGATGTTCAGCGCATCACGCGG
- a CDS encoding GNAT family N-acetyltransferase yields the protein MKKHTPPTTSHITTRIVSSLSEIGQQAWDDLLACQSKADANPFLSFAFLDALHETGCASEKSGWQPQYVTLWDDNPATNSETADAASPAPQLLAALPLYVKYHSYGEYVFDWAWADAYQRSGLEYYPKLLSAIPFTPVTGGRLLARDAASGAMLMEILKTLRVDTQTSSTHILYPPAEQAAALKQAGFLLRSGVQFHWLNPGYPNFDAFLDTLERKKRKNIRAERRKVADAGVSFRHVRGVDASDADWVFFNRCYRHTYAAHHSTPYLNLAFFQRIAATMPQNILLIVAERDGRPIASSLLIHTETTLYGRYWGAIEEVPCLHFETAYYQPLEFCIAQKIACFEGGAQGEHKMARGFLPQKTWSAHWLAHPDFFNAVANFVHRETDGIAAYMDELNDRNPFKADALPEQ from the coding sequence TTGAAAAAGCACACACCTCCAACCACATCGCACATCACGACACGCATCGTTTCTTCCTTGAGTGAGATCGGCCAGCAAGCCTGGGATGATCTGCTGGCGTGCCAGAGCAAGGCGGACGCCAATCCTTTTTTGTCGTTCGCGTTTCTGGACGCGTTGCATGAAACCGGCTGCGCATCCGAAAAATCCGGCTGGCAACCACAATATGTAACTCTCTGGGATGACAATCCCGCGACTAATTCCGAGACTGCCGATGCGGCCTCCCCCGCGCCGCAATTGCTGGCAGCGCTGCCGTTATATGTGAAATACCACTCTTACGGCGAGTACGTATTCGACTGGGCCTGGGCCGATGCTTATCAGCGCAGCGGTCTGGAATATTATCCAAAACTGTTATCAGCGATCCCTTTTACGCCAGTCACTGGCGGACGTTTGCTGGCACGCGACGCTGCTTCCGGCGCAATGTTGATGGAAATATTGAAGACCTTGCGCGTAGATACGCAAACCTCTTCCACGCATATTTTGTATCCCCCGGCAGAGCAGGCGGCAGCATTAAAACAAGCCGGATTTTTATTGCGTAGCGGCGTTCAGTTTCACTGGCTGAATCCGGGCTATCCCAACTTTGATGCATTTCTCGATACGCTGGAGCGCAAGAAACGTAAAAATATCCGTGCCGAACGCCGCAAAGTAGCCGATGCAGGCGTGTCCTTCAGGCACGTTCGGGGCGTTGATGCCAGCGACGCCGACTGGGTATTTTTTAACCGTTGCTACCGCCATACCTACGCCGCTCACCATTCCACGCCGTATCTGAATCTGGCTTTCTTTCAGCGTATAGCTGCCACGATGCCGCAAAATATCCTGCTCATTGTCGCCGAGCGCGATGGCCGCCCGATTGCATCCTCACTGCTAATTCATACCGAGACCACTTTATATGGCCGCTATTGGGGCGCGATAGAAGAAGTCCCCTGCCTGCATTTTGAGACCGCCTATTACCAGCCGCTGGAATTTTGCATCGCGCAAAAGATCGCCTGTTTTGAAGGCGGTGCGCAAGGTGAGCACAAAATGGCGCGCGGCTTTCTGCCCCAAAAAACCTGGTCCGCACACTGGCTGGCGCACCCGGACTTTTTCAACGCCGTCGCCAACTTCGTGCATCGTGAAACCGACGGCATCGCGGCGTACATGGATGAACTGAACGACCGTAACCCATTCAAGGCCGACGCCTTACCGGAACAGTAA